The genomic window CGATCCGCGAGCAGCTCGGCAGCCTCGACGGCCTCCGCATCGCGATCGTGGGCGACATCGCCCACAGCCGGGTCGCCCGCAGCGACGTGTGGGCCTTCACCAAGCTGGGTGCCGAGGTGACGCTGGTGGCGCCGCCCACGCTCCTGCCACCGAGCCTGCACGGCTGGCCGGTGCGGGTCGACCACGAGCTCGACCGGGTGCTGCCCCAGGTCGACGTGGTGTACCTGCTCCGGATGCAGCAGGAGCGGATGACCGAGGCGCTGCTCCCGTCGCTGCGGGAGTACACGGCCAACTGGGGCCTCACCCGACGCCGGGTCGACATGTTGAAGGACGCCGCCATCGTGATGCACCCGGGCCCGATGAACCGGGGCGTCGAGATCGCCGCCGACGTCGCCGACCTGCCCCGGGCCGTGGTGATCGACCAGGTGCGCAACGGCGTGGCGGTGCGGATGGCGGTGCTCTACGAGCTGCTGGGGTCGGGGAGCAGCCTCGTGACCTCGACGAAAGGAATCGCAGTATGACCA from Acidimicrobiales bacterium includes these protein-coding regions:
- a CDS encoding aspartate carbamoyltransferase catalytic subunit, which encodes MKHLLSIAELDSSELDHLLGLTDHFVEVSRRRMPKVPALQGRTVCWLFYEDSTRTKLSFEQAAKRLSADTLNFTVGSSSVRKGESLRDTVETIEAMGVDAIVVRHKSAGVPAQVTRWVKASVVNAGDGWHEHPTQALLDCYTIREQLGSLDGLRIAIVGDIAHSRVARSDVWAFTKLGAEVTLVAPPTLLPPSLHGWPVRVDHELDRVLPQVDVVYLLRMQQERMTEALLPSLREYTANWGLTRRRVDMLKDAAIVMHPGPMNRGVEIAADVADLPRAVVIDQVRNGVAVRMAVLYELLGSGSSLVTSTKGIAV